GCTTGTCCAGTTCTCGTGCAAGCTGGAGCTGCTTGCGAAAGGCGTGAAACTGAATCTCTCGCGGGGACAGCTCGTAAAAATAATCGAGGCCGATTTCGCCGAGGGCTTTGATGCGCGGGTTGGCGAGAAAGAGGCGGCGCATGTGCTCAAGACGCTCGTCAGTGTAGTCCTTGGCGTCCTGCGGGTGAATGCCGAGAATATAAAAGATCTCGGGGTGCTTTTCGTAGAGGGGGAGGGTTTCCTCAAAACGCTCAGGACTGAGAAAGACGTTTCCGATGTGGCTGATGCCGCACTGGCGGGCATGTTCAACGACGGCGTCGATTTCGCCTTCAAAGTGCTCTGGGTCGAGATGGGCGTGAGTTTCCACACCGCCAGCCGGGAGCTGAAGAGATTCTGGAAGCGGACGATTTTTTTTGCGAGACATTACACGTTTCCTTTTGTGCAGTGAGGGGGTGGGCCTGTGCACGAGACAAAAGCGCCGACCTGTTGAGGGGCCGGCGCTGGAGTTGAACTAGATGACACGAACAAGGCGGGAGTTGGGGCGGAGAAAGCGCCCGGCCTTGGCGAAGTCCTCGCCGTCGACGCGGACAATGTCGGCGGTGGCAAAGTGCGCGGGGAAAAGACTTCCGATGCCGATGGATTCAAAGAGACGGCCATACTTGGCCTCACCTTCCTTGAAAGCCCGAATCTTGTCGAGATTTCCAAAGCCACTTGAGAGAACGATGTTCACGTGCTCAAAGCCTTCGGCATCAAGGCGCTGCCTGAGTCCATGAACGAGCTCCACTGTCACACCGTTGCCGGTCCAGTAGCGTCGACCATCATCCGGGGCGCCACACTGGCCGAGATTCTCTCCGGGAGTATCGAGACGGACTCCCCAGAGATTCTTTCCAAGGGCGCGTGCCGTGGCGATGGCGTCATCACACTCGTGGTTGAATGTGTCCACCAGAGCGATGCGCGGAATAGAGGAAGAAATATGGCGGTCAAAGGCTTCGGCGGCTCGAACGGTTCCAGTGTCGCGACCGTAGTGATGGCCGAGGCTCAACACAAGGGCGTGAGGAATGGTGCCAACGCCGCCGGTGAGATTGTTCGCGTGTGCACCGGCATCCGTGGCACAGGCATCAAAACCACCAGCAATAGCGGCCTTGGAAATACGCTCGTCCCAGCTCCAGTGCCAGTGGCGGGAGCCAAAATAGAGCAGGGTCTTGTCTGGCAGCTCGTCGCGAATTTCGCGTGCGCGTGCTGTGATGCTGGCGAGGTCTGGCTCTGGGCCACCGTTTTTGACAGATGTCGCAGCGGTGATGGCTCCGAGATACAGCGTTTCCAGCTCGACAAAGTCGCAGATGGGACCTTCGATGGTCATGAGCGTCTCGAGAGGAGCGTAGTCGGACCCCTCGGGCAGGGCGTGCACTTTCAGATTCTTTGCATTGTTTGCGCTAAAAGTCCGAATGAGTTCCACAGCTTCTTCAATGCCGTAGATTTTTCCGGGGCCTTTGCGCAGAAAAACCTGCATGGTGACATGAGGGTTAAGCCCCTCTTTGTGAAGAATCTTTCTGGAGTGCAAAAAGTATGCGTCAGTGTATGGGATATGGCTCTCAGGCAGCCTGTAGCTCATGGGGATGTCCTTTGTCAGTTATCCGCAAAACCGTTCCTGCGGGAGTTCTTTTCCAAGGTGGTTTTCATAAAACCTTGGGTGGTTCCTCAGCCTTTGGCACTGCACATGAGTGCCACATATGAAAAAAGCGCCATGCGCTCAGATGTAAAAAGTCGTAGGCCGTGACACGGTGCTGCGCGTGGAGATTCCTGTTTTATACAAATACCCCGCGCGGAGAATCGTTTTCGGACTGTCGCATGTAGTCCAATCTTGGCGTTCCTGCAAATTCCGCTATCGGCTCCTGCCGCCCAGAAAAGAGTGGGGGAGAAGTCTCCGCGCTCTGCACAGGGTTCAGGCTGGCGAGCCCAACCATTTAGAAACATGCGAAATGTTGTTGTACGTCTTTTCCTGCTGTGCGGCAAAAAAAAACGTCATGCGTCGGAAAGGGCATACTCTTGCTGTCAGGTGCCTGCAAGGTTTAGCCCGCCTCGTGCTTTTGTGTATGCCAGGACCGGGAGAAAATGACAGAAAAAAAAAGTTTTTCTTGCTCCTAGTTTTGCACCAGGAAGTCCTCGTAAAAAAGCCTTTTTTCTGCAGAGAAAACGCAGTTTTTGAACGCAACAGTTGTTGAATACAAATGCAATTGTATAAAAAGTTTCATATGGTCCTTTCATCTTTTGATTTTTTGAGACTGTGAGGACGCCCAGAGTGAAAGGTACACTGTCGCTGTTATGTGGTATGACCTCGTCAGCTCTCAACGAACTGCCCTATACGTAGGGGGTATGGGGCAGTTCCTTTCCTTTTCGCGAGCGCCACTCCTTCCTCTGTCCCCCAACTGCATTACCCGTTGTTTTTCCTGTGTTGTTTTCCTTTGAACGCCATAGCTTGACGTATGCTGGGGGGAGACATATCGTGCGAGACTTTTAAAATTCATAGAATCTCAGGTGGCGTTACCTGAGTAAATATCTTTTCCTTTTCCGACAGGCATTCGCAGCTTTTGGGAGAGTTTGGGTATTCGTCTGACATCGTGACACACGAACGCATTCATTTAAGTCTTTTAACAACTGCTGGTTATTATGAAACAGATTCTGTCTAAAGAAATGGGGGCGGCGTGCATCGTCGCAGGCACTGCCATTGGTGCAGGTATGCTTGGCCTGCCAATGGTCGTTGGTGGACTCGGCATCACTATGGGAATTGGACTGCTTATCCTGCTCTGGATCTTGGCATCCTTTTCTGCGTTGCTGCTGCTTGAGATTAACCTCAAGGTTGCTCCTGGCGAGAACTTTAACAACATGGCAAAGAAAGTTCTCGGCACTGGTGGGCAGTTTGTCGCAACCGGAAGTATGGTTTTCCTGCTCTATGCCCTTCTCGTGGCTTATCTGACAGGTACAGGCGATCTGATTTCTCGCATGGCCGGTGGGGTCGGCATGGAAGTTACCCAGCAGTCTGGAACCGTTTATTTTGCTATCATTGGAATGCTGATTATTTATCTCGGAACCAACATCGTTGTTCGAGTGAATCAGCTTCTTTTTTATGCGATGCTCGTCGCAATGGGTGTTGCGCTCTTTAGCCTCACGCCTCACGTTCAGGTCGGCAATCTTTTTGTCGGTGGCCCAGACTCCACGCTTATCGTGATGAGCCTCCCCGTTCTGTTTACTTCTTTTGGTTTTCAGACCTGTATTCCAAGCATTGTTCGCTACCTTGGCGTCGGCACGAAAAGGCTTCGTCCTGTTGTCCTTGTCGGGAGCACCTTGCCGCTCTTATGCTATATTTTTTGGCTCATTGTTTCCCTTGGCTGCACCTCTGCCGCAGACCTTGGCTCTATGCACGGGAGTGTGAAGCTGCTCGTTTCTGCGCTTGCAGGAGGTTCTAGCTTTCTCGGCTCTGTCCTGTCTTCTTTTGCTGCGCTTGCCCTGCTGACCTCTTTTCTCGGTGTCGCGCTTGCTCTTTTTGATCTCATTGCCGAAGTTTTTCGTCTCGGTAATTCCCACGCGCAGCGTTTTCTCAACGTTGTGATTGTGCTTGGTCCGCCTCTGATTGCAGGGCTGCTTGCCCCCGGCAAGTTTATTCAGGCGCTCTCTCATGCTGGTGCAGCCCTCGCTATTTTGGCTATTTTCCTCCCCTGTGCCATGGCGTGGAAAATTCGTCGCAATGGCCTGCGAGCCAACTCCTATCAGGTCTGTGGCGGTACTGCCGCTCTCGTCCTCGCCTCTGTGTTTGGCGTGATTATCGTGACTGCAAATTATTTTTAGTTGAAGAAGGAAAATTGGGGGCCACAGCCCCAGCCCGCGAGGGCTGGATGGGTGGGAGGAGAGAGATTGGGGGCCAGCCCCCAAACCCCCGCGTAAGGGAATGATTCCCTTACGTATCCTCATCGAGTTTAAAAGCCGTGCAAGCTTCGCTTGCACGGCTTTTAAACTTGGGTGAGAAGGCGTAAAGAGCCTCTTTTTCTTCTGCGAGTTCGTCACCATTTTCTTTCTGAACGCGAGCGTTCAGAAAGAAAGGGTTGGAGCGCAAAGAAAAAGAACACACGCCCAGTTGATTAGGCCAAAATTTAAGGGCCGGATGTAAGTGAAAGCCAAGGGCTTTCACTTACATCCGGCCCTTAAATTTTGGGCGATAGCGGGATTCCCAAGGGCCTCGTCCTTGGGCGGGGTCAAGGGGCAGCGCCCCTGCAGAGCACGAGACGGAGTCTCGTAACCCCCACCCGCCCGGCGCCCCTTGCAGAGCACGAGACAGAGTCTCGTGGCTCCGAGAGGCCACGAAAAAGCCCTGCACAGGGCAGGGCTTTTATTGGTCAGAACGGGAGGCAAGGGCTTAGAAACCGAAGCCACCGCCGTCATCGTCGGTACCGAAGCCGAAGTCTGCGGAGACTTCGCCTGGGGAGTCGACGTTTCCGTCGGAGCTTTCGCCTGCGTCAGCGGCACCGGCAGCCTCAGCTGCGGCACCACCTGCGGCGGCGGTCACGACGCCGTGTTTAATAACCTCTTCGATTTTTGCGAGGAGGGTGTCGACCTTACCGGTGTAAGAGTCGATCTGAGTTTCGGAGACCTGGAGCTTTTTGTCGCCTTCTGCGAGCTGAGCTTCGTACGTGGTCACCTTTGCATTGGAGTCTTTAAGCTGGGCTTCGGTGTCAGCGAGCTTCTTTTCAAGCTCGGAGATTTTGGAAGCCTGGTCTTTATTTTTAGCCTGAGTGTCTTTGAGTTCGCTCACAACAGCGGTGAGCATGGCACAGGCGTCTTCCGGCAGCGGAGGCAGGGAGACGTGAGCGCCGAACTTGTCGGCATTACCTTTGATGCCAGTCAGCTCAGGGTTCTGTTCATAAATCCATGCCTTGGCGATAGCAGCTGCGAAGGGTTCAGCAGTTGCATCGATATCCATTTTGGTCATGTAGCCCAGCATTTCGCGAATGCTGGAACGGTGTCCGTCGTAGTCTTCGCCGGTGAGGTACGCGGCAAAGGTGCTCATGGGGAAAACCTTGCGGTCTACGCTCTCAGCCATGATATCCTCCTAAATTGTCATCAAGGAAAATGAGTTGTTACCCAAGTAGCTCGAAACCTAGCCCAGCGGTACACGGCCGATATACCGTGCATAGATCAGCGCGACGGTACGGTAGACCACGTGGCCGAGTTTGGACCACGGCAGGTAGGCGAAGAGCATCCATACAGACACCAGATGCACGTAATACATCGGGTAGGCGAGAGTAGCCACGTCGGCGAGTCTCAGCAGTTCACAAAAGACACCGGTGAGGCCGATGACCCAGATAAGTCCGAGCAGGAACCAGTCATAATAGGTAGACTTGAACTTGGACTCGTCGAGGTTCATACGACGGCGGGTGAGTTTTGTCAGGCCGATGATGAGCAGGATGGCGCCGAGATTACCGAGCAGTTTGTGCGGAGCCCAAAGCGGCAGCGGGGTGTGACCAGCTGGAGCGATGAACTCGACCACTTTTCCACCCCAGTGGCAGAAAGCGACAATACCGGTTGTAATCGCGAGTGCGACAAAGCCGTAAAAGAGCATGAGGTGGCCTTTAAAGCGCTCGTTGTCTTCGGGCTTGTCCTGTCCTGCACTGCAGTCCTTAAAGTTGGTGTGCTGACCGACTTCGTTAATCAGGACGTCCTTGATGCTTGCCCAGAGGGTAGCTTTTTCATGAGCGCCGATGAAGAAGGTGCCGGGGGCAGCCTGGAATGCCTTGATGAGTTTAACAACACCGAGTCCGAAGGTCGTGAGCATGAAGAAGAAGGTCAGCATCATGATCGGGTCGATGGTGTAGTCTCCGGGGAAGACCTTGCCAAAGACGATTTCGCCTTCGGGGATGGCGAAGCCAGTGGTCAGGAACCAGACAAAGGCCCAGAGCACGGCAGGGATGGCAATGAGGATGGGCAGATACTTGGAGGAGCTCATCCACTTACCGATAATTTTCGGTTCCATGAGGTTCTTGTATGCCATGTTGCGCAGGGCGGAGAGCAGGTCTCCGGGCTTGGCGCCACGGGGGCACAGGTCAGAACAGGTACCGCAGTTATGGCAAAGCCAGATGTCGAGGTCATTGACCAGCTTATCCTTGAGTCCCCACTGTGCCCAGATCATTTCTTTTCTGGGGTAGGGCGCATCAGCGGGAGAGAGCGGGCAGGCCACCGAACATGTGGCGCACTGATAGCATTTTTTCAGGGTGTCACCACCCACCGACTGGAGTTCCTTAATAAACTCCACATCGGGTTCGATCCGTACAGCTTTCGACATGACGTACTCCTCTTAGAAGCCCTTGAACGGGTTGGGACCCATCTCCAGAATCATGTTCTGGAACTCTTCGATCATACCCGGCAGCTTGTCGTATTCGTCAATTGCGACCTGATACTGCTCCACGCGTTCTGGTTCAACGCCGAGACGGTCAAGAGTCTCTGCGATGTTTTCCTTACGGCGGTTACAGATTTCGGAGCCTTTAACGAAGTGGCACTGATAGTCGTCGCCGTACTTGCAGCCGAGCATCATCACGCCGTCAACGCCCTTGGACATGGCGTCAGCGATCCAGATGGCGTTGACAGAGCCAAGGCAGCGAACAGGAATGATACGCACATACTGGCTCCATTTTTTGCCACGCATGGCGGCCATATCCAGAGCCGGATATGCATCGTTTTCGCAGGCGAGAACAACGATACGCGGGCCGTCTTTTTCCATGTCGTCAGGCACCTGAATGGCCTTAATCATGGAACCAACCTGGTCGACGCTGTAGTTGTCGAAGCTGATAACGCGTTCGGGGCAGGCACCCATGCAGGTACCGCAGCGACGGCAGCGGGTCGGATTCGGCTTAGGCGTACCGGTTTCGTCGTCATCCAGAGCACCAAACGGACATTCTTCCGTACAGCGTTTGCACTGTGTGCAGCGCACGAAGTTGAAGACCGGGAAGGTGAGGTCGCCGGAACGGGGATGGACGGAAACACCGTGGTTTGCGGACTCAATGCACTGAATGGCTTTGAGCGCTGCGCCTGCGGCGTCGTCTTCTGCGTTGTCCATGAACATCGGCTGACGAACACAGCCAGCGGCGTAAACACCGGTACGGCGGGTTTCGTACGGGAAGCAGATGTAGTTGGAATCACAGAAGCCATCAAAGAGGTCCAGATCCGGGAATGCAGGACCCTGACGGTAGACAAAGTTCATGACCGGGTCTTTTGCCGTGGTGGGAACGATACCCGTAGGCAGGACGACCATGTCGGCCTTGAGTTCGATGTCTTCGCCGAGCAGGTTGTTCGTGATGGTAATGAGCAGGCCGCCATCGCGATCTTCGCGGATGGAGCCAATGGTGCCCTTACTCATCATGACGCCTGGATTGTCCTGAGCAGCCTTGTAGTACTTTTCGTGGATGCCCTGGACGATCATGTCCTGATAGATAATGTAGGCCTGACCGTCGTTGTACATCTCGGTGATGTAGTTTGCTTCTTTCAGGGCAACAACGGAGTTGATGCCGCTGGAGTAAGGCAGGTGGCGGAGGCTTTCGAGATCTTTGTATTCGTCAACGTGAGGAGTCTCGCCGTCTTCCGTCTTGGCTTCTTCTGTGGGTTCCTCGGAAACCTCTTCTTTTTTGTAGAGGTCCTTTGGTTCCAGCTGCTCAGTGTTGAGCAGGAAAGCGACGCGCTTGGCGGGCTTGCCATCAGAAGGACGAAGGATCTGGCCTTTCTTGGCCATTTCTTCGATCTGCCATGTGGTCACGACGTTTTTGAACTTGCCGTAACCCATGGGGGCGAGCACTTCGGGGTCCTGTTCGACCCAACCGGTCGCCATAACGACTGCACCGATTTTGTCTTCCTGACCGTTGGTATACTTGGCGGTGTATGAACCTGGGGCGCCTTCGAGGGCGGAGAGGGTAGCACCGGTAATAATCTTGATGCGAGGCTCGGTGCGAACATCAGCAATGAGCTTTTCAATGCCAGTGCTGTGAGCTTCGGTGAAGGGGTGAACCAGAGGAACGGTCTTGTAGAGCTTTGCAGCGTGGCCGCCAAGGTCACCGTCTTTTTCGAGCAGGACAGTGTCGTAACCGGAACGGGCAGCGTGGAGTGCTGCGTTCAGGCCAGTCCAGCCACCACCAACGACCAGCACGGTCTTGACGGTGTCAATCAGCTCGGGTTCGGGGAGAGCGGACTTCTGAAGTTTGATGACGCCCATGTTGATGTAATCTTTTGCCATGAGCACTTTGTCATCAGAAGCATCGTCGGGGCAGCACATGCCACACTGCTCACGCAGGTTGACGCGCTCAACGAGGATGCTTTTGCCAAAGTCGTAGATTTCCCAGTCGATACGTGGGGAGGAACCGCAGATGAGGACGGAGTCAATCGTCCCAGCATCCAGGTCCGACTTAATCATATTCATACCGTCTTCGCCGGGAAGAACCGGGTGAGCCTTGACCACGGGGCAATCGCTGCTCCAGCGGGTCTGGACGAATTCGACCAGCTCTTCCACGTTAAAGTACGGTCCGACGCTAGACTCGTCGAAATAAACACCTATTTTTTCTGCCATTGTCCTTACCTCCCTCTTACTGCCTCAATTGCCTTCATGGCTGCTCCGGTACCAGACTGAGCAGACTTCATGACGTCGAGAGGTCTCTTGGCACAACCGGCAACGAAGATGCCCTTACCTTCGTTTTCCTCTGCGAAACCATCTTCGTCGACGTGAACATCAATAGGCAGCTGTTCCTGAGACAGAGTCGGTTGCATACCTGTGGCAAAGACGACCATGTCGTATTCTTCACGGGATTTGGTACCTGCAACGGCATCTTCCACAGTCAGGATGACATTACCGTCCTCGCCCTGTGCGGCTTCGGCCACCTTGCCCTTGACCAGATGAACACCTTCGTCGCTCAGGATGCGATCGCGGAATTTCTGGTAACGGCCGGGGGTACGCAGGTCGATGTAGTAAATAGTTACCTGACAGTCAGGGTGCTGTTCACGCACGTAGCTGGCCTGCTTGAGCGAAGCCATGCAGCAGATGTATGAACAGTAGTTGAGATGGTTCTCGTCACGAGAGCCAGCACACTGAATAAACGCAAGACGCTTTGGAGAGCGGCCATCAGAGGGACGCTGAATAAGCCCGTGGCTTGCGCCAGACGGGGAAGCCAGGCGTTCCATCTGCATGTTGGAAATGCAGTTCTGGAGAGAGCCCGCACCAAGATTCGTCAAATTCGAAACATCATAGGGCTTCCAGCCAGTGGCGATAACAATGGCGCCAACCGAAAGCTCGACAGTCTTCTCTTTGTCGTCCAGATCAATGCCCGTCACACCCTGAAGTTCTTCCAGTTCTGCGGCCGAGCACTCGTCTTTTTCGAGCACAAAGCGGCTGGGGTAGGCAAAAGGCATGTCTTTGTGAAGAGCCTTTCTGGTACCCATGCCAAGCTCAAATTCGCTCTCTTTGGAGCCGCCAAGTTCGTTTGCGGCTTCGGTGAGGTCGATGCTGCCGGGGGTCGTATAGCGGGGTTTGATTTTGACAGTGACCTTGTAGTCACCCTTGGAGCCAGAGACGGAGACAACTTCCGCCAAAGTGAAGACATTAACCAGGCGGTTTTTCTTGATGCGCTGGAACTGAATTTCCAACCCGCAGGAAGGCGGGCAAAGCTTGGGGAAATATTTGTTGAGCTGAGATACTCGTCCGCCCAGGAACGGAGTCTTCTCGACAAGAAAGACCTCGTGGCCAACTTCTGCGGCTTCAAGGGCGGCTGTCATGCCGCTGAACCCGCCGCCGACAACGAGCACGCTGTTGTTTGGCATTTCAATCCTCCCTACGAAATCAGGTTCGGGCCATTTGAAAAATGGCCTAATCCTGAACAACAACCCTGAACAAAGAGGGTTCTTGTCTGCTCAGGCTTAGACCATTTTTCTGAGCAGGAGGTCGCGGCGAACCGCGACCTCCATTTCAGTCATCTTTAATCGGGGATGATCTGGTAGTAAGGCTTCTTGAAGACGACGGTCTCTTTCTTTTCGACGTCGTACTTGGAGTTTACGAAGCACTTCCACTTGGAGTCATCCAGGCCGAGGAAGTCACCACGGTAGTAGAAGCCGGGGTAACGAGTTTCTTCACGGAAGTGGATGTGCTGCATGTGCAGGCGTACGGTCCACAGGCGGTGGTAGTTCTCCCAGCAGCGGAGCAGTTCGTGGAGGTCACGAGCAGCGAGCTTCTGAGAATCTTCTTCCATCATGTCGAGCAGCCAGAAGCCGGTATCGAGCAGAGCCTTGGAGGTGGTGTAGTAGGTACCAACACCGCCACCGTACTCGTCGGTAGCCTTGATCAGGCGCATCATGAAGTTCTTGGGAGAGATGTACTCGGGGTTCACGGTCGGGTCGGTAGAACCGTTCTTGTGAGCCTCGTAGGTGTAGTACGGGCGATAGATTTCCTGCTTCAGGTCTTCAGCGCTTTCCTTCAGGGTAGGCTTGAAGTCCTTGTGGTCAACGTACCAGCGGACCAGCTGCTTACCGACCATACGGCCTTCTGCGTGGGAACCGGAGGAGAATTTGTGACCAGATGCGCCAACACCATCAGCGCAGGTGAACAGGCCGTTAACGGTGGTCATACGGTTGTAGACCTTACCGTTGTCTGCGTGGATCTTGTAGTCTTCAGGCACCCAAGCTTCGTCAGGGCCGGAAGTCCAGATACCACAGCAACCGGAGTGAGAACCGAGCAGGTAAGGCTCAGTAGGCATGATCTCGGAACCACGTTCCTCAGGAGCGCAGTTGGAGGCAGCCCAGAGGTTAGCCTGGCCGACACACATGTCGAGGAAGTCTTCCCAAGCTTCAGCTTCAAGGTGCTTCTGCTCAGCAGGAGACAGGGTCTTGAAGGAATCCTGGAGAGCGGTCTTGGTGTCCATGAAGATCGGGCCACGGCCTTCACGCATTTCACGGAGCATCATGTGGTTACGCAGGCAGGTAGGAATAACGTTACCCTTGGCGTATCCGCGGTCCTCGTAGGGCTTCAGCATTGCGCGGTTAGTCACGCAGTAGTCTTCACCCTTGTAGTTGGTTGCCTTAGCCTTAAACAGCAGGAACCATGCACCAACCGGGCCGTAGCCGTCCTTGAAACGGGCGGGGACGAAGCGGTTTTCCATCATGGTCATCTCGGCGCCGACCTGAGCACACATGGTGTAGGTGGAACCTGCGTTCCAAACCGGGTACCATGCACGACCCATGCCTTCACCGGTGGAGCGGGGGCGGTAGATGTTAACTGCGCCACCACAAGCAACACATGCGGTGTTGGTGCGGAAGATATGAACTTTGTTGTCACGAGCGTCCAGAGCGACAGCACCAGCGATACGGTTCGGGGTGTTGGCGTCGAGGAGCATCTTAACAACGAAGATACGTTCCATGTAGCGTTCTTCGCCGAGTGCGTTCTTTGCAGCTTCAGCGACGATGCACTTGTAGGATTCACCGTTGATCATGATCTGCCAACGGCCGGAACGGACAGGCTTGTCACCCTTGCGGATAGCCTTGCCAGCTGCCTTTGCGGAAGCACCGTCCATGTTCTTGTTGTCGTCGGACTTGCACCAGATCGGCAGGCCCCACTCTTCGAACAGATGGACAGAGTCGTCAACGTGACGGCCGAGGTCGTAAATGAGGTCTTCACGAACCAGGCCCATGAGGTCAGTACGGACCATGCGGACGTAGTCGTCAGCGTCGTTTTCACCAATGTAGGTGTTGATAGCGGAAAGACCCTGAGCAACAGCACCGGAACGTTCCAGAGCAGCTTTGTCGAGCAGGAGGATCTTTGCTTCGGGTGCGAATTTGTCGGCCCATGTGACTGCTTCGAAAGCAACACCGCAGGAACCCATACCACCACCAACGATCAGGATATCTACATCGTGCTCCTCAATTGTGGGTTCTGCGAGTGCAATACCACGAGGGGCTTCTTTAACAGGAATCTTAGGCATCTCTTTGCTCCTTAAGTAAGCGTAATAAGTGAGACAGTGCTAAAGCTGTTGGACTACTGGACGTCCTTGACGGTCCAGGTCTTGTCGGCCTCGGCCACGTCAAACTTCTTGCCAAGAGCTTCCTTCGGAGTGGTCAGCTCGGTCTCGGTGAACAGGTACTCGTTTTCGAGATCTGCCGGTTCGGGCTTACCTTCGAAGGGCTTAATAGAGCCTTCAGGGGTGGTACGGATGGGGAACTTGAAGCGCTTGGTGGAGCCATTACGGAAGTTGATGGTCCACATGATGTCTTCGGAAGAACGCATCGGGATAGAGGTGCCGCCCATAGGAGCAAAGTCAGCGTAGGGGCGGGCAGTGATAGCGCCCTGAGGACAGATCTTCACGCAGGAGTAGCACTCCCAGCATGCGTCAGGTTCCTGGTTGTAGGCCTTCATCTCCTCAGGATCGAGGATCATGAGGTCGTTGGGGCAGATGTACATGCAAGCGGTCTTTTCGCCGCCTTTGCAGCCATCGCACTTTGAGGGATCAACAAAAGTAGGCATAGTGAATCCTCCAACAAATTAGGGTTGAAAAAACAACCATTTCAAAAACATCCCCAATAAGGAGAATGAAAAAACAGGGAAGCAAGGTTCTCCGCTTTTTTTTACGGAACGTTGTGCAGCGTCCCGATCTTCGCCGAATTGGACCGCGTCTGGCGGTTTAACCGTTCAGGGGAGACTGGAGCTACGTGTCAAACAACGGCCCTTACGGGGGCTTGCACAAGCATCGGTAATTAGCGCCTTTTTCGACGTTTGTGATGGATTGAACAAGCAAGGTCAGGTCTAGCAAGGCTCCTATCGCCTGTCAAGGCGAAAGTGAATAATATCCCAAGCGTCAGAAATTTTCCTCAAGGGTGCTGGAATCATGACCTTAATGCAATATATAGCATCACGCGTAAAAACGTTTATCCAATGCACGAAACCCTATACAACCAAGCGGAAATTTTGGCAAGAGTGGACCGGAAACTTCTGCACTAGGGAAGGTATACTATGGGAAAAAGGGCGGTTGACGGGAAAATGTCAGCTATCCGATATTTTAGAGTAAAAAAGTGTCTTTCCTGTGTCTCTGGTGGAGCCGTTGCGGTGAATCTGATCTTTTTGCGTCATTGGTGAAAAAAAGTGCAAAGTCACTTTGAGCCTTGGTTTCGTTGAGTTTTGGCATGATTTTGCCCCTAAAATGACTCAGAAGGGCACTTGACAATTGCGGAAATTTTTCACAAACCCCTCTTACAGGGCTTGAAATGTGAATTTCGACGAGTCCGGTGGCTCTCCCCATAGACCTCTTTCCCCTTCCAACTATGCCAATTTTTGGGGAAAATGGGAGACTGCCTCGACATAGGCTGTGGTGGTTGAGTAAGTGAAATTTCTCAAATTCCAATTGTAAAGGAGTCCACAATGTCCAATCTGCTGCCCCCTCATGGTGGTAAGGGCTTAGTTTGTTGCCTGCT
Above is a window of Desulfobaculum bizertense DSM 18034 DNA encoding:
- the aprB gene encoding adenylyl-sulfate reductase subunit beta, whose amino-acid sequence is MPTFVDPSKCDGCKGGEKTACMYICPNDLMILDPEEMKAYNQEPDACWECYSCVKICPQGAITARPYADFAPMGGTSIPMRSSEDIMWTINFRNGSTKRFKFPIRTTPEGSIKPFEGKPEPADLENEYLFTETELTTPKEALGKKFDVAEADKTWTVKDVQ
- a CDS encoding CoB--CoM heterodisulfide reductase iron-sulfur subunit A family protein, which codes for MPNNSVLVVGGGFSGMTAALEAAEVGHEVFLVEKTPFLGGRVSQLNKYFPKLCPPSCGLEIQFQRIKKNRLVNVFTLAEVVSVSGSKGDYKVTVKIKPRYTTPGSIDLTEAANELGGSKESEFELGMGTRKALHKDMPFAYPSRFVLEKDECSAAELEELQGVTGIDLDDKEKTVELSVGAIVIATGWKPYDVSNLTNLGAGSLQNCISNMQMERLASPSGASHGLIQRPSDGRSPKRLAFIQCAGSRDENHLNYCSYICCMASLKQASYVREQHPDCQVTIYYIDLRTPGRYQKFRDRILSDEGVHLVKGKVAEAAQGEDGNVILTVEDAVAGTKSREEYDMVVFATGMQPTLSQEQLPIDVHVDEDGFAEENEGKGIFVAGCAKRPLDVMKSAQSGTGAAMKAIEAVRGR
- the aprA gene encoding adenylyl-sulfate reductase subunit alpha, giving the protein MPKIPVKEAPRGIALAEPTIEEHDVDILIVGGGMGSCGVAFEAVTWADKFAPEAKILLLDKAALERSGAVAQGLSAINTYIGENDADDYVRMVRTDLMGLVREDLIYDLGRHVDDSVHLFEEWGLPIWCKSDDNKNMDGASAKAAGKAIRKGDKPVRSGRWQIMINGESYKCIVAEAAKNALGEERYMERIFVVKMLLDANTPNRIAGAVALDARDNKVHIFRTNTACVACGGAVNIYRPRSTGEGMGRAWYPVWNAGSTYTMCAQVGAEMTMMENRFVPARFKDGYGPVGAWFLLFKAKATNYKGEDYCVTNRAMLKPYEDRGYAKGNVIPTCLRNHMMLREMREGRGPIFMDTKTALQDSFKTLSPAEQKHLEAEAWEDFLDMCVGQANLWAASNCAPEERGSEIMPTEPYLLGSHSGCCGIWTSGPDEAWVPEDYKIHADNGKVYNRMTTVNGLFTCADGVGASGHKFSSGSHAEGRMVGKQLVRWYVDHKDFKPTLKESAEDLKQEIYRPYYTYEAHKNGSTDPTVNPEYISPKNFMMRLIKATDEYGGGVGTYYTTSKALLDTGFWLLDMMEEDSQKLAARDLHELLRCWENYHRLWTVRLHMQHIHFREETRYPGFYYRGDFLGLDDSKWKCFVNSKYDVEKKETVVFKKPYYQIIPD